From the genome of Triticum aestivum cultivar Chinese Spring chromosome 3B, IWGSC CS RefSeq v2.1, whole genome shotgun sequence, one region includes:
- the LOC123065593 gene encoding uncharacterized protein, which produces MPIHSVHPSIDPPESVHIIFLEDHRQWSPGPLVPVRQRCRTRMRCWPRPRPWRSAGAGPGRGAPVHGGAGGVVVGGDVVEDMSWLAETAGCLGREAGVSEKTCRAVDEMGFLAAGADADGIPWSKAMLQWQHTGFHFQPEKNWMNGAHK; this is translated from the exons ATGCCTATCCATTCCGTCCACCCGTCGATTGATCCGCCGGAGTCGGTTCATATTATTTTTCTCGAAGATCATCGTCAATGGAGTCCCGGGCCATTAGTCCCAGTAAGACAGCGCTGCCGCACGCGTATGCGCTGCTGGCCCCGTCCGAGGCCATGGAGGAGCGCCGGAGCGGGGCCGGGGCGAGGTGCGCCCGTGCATGGTGGTGCTGGTGGAGTGGTGGTGGGCGGCGATGTGGTGGAGGACATGTCGTGGCTGGCAGAGACGGCGGGGTGTCTAGGCAGGGAAGCCGGCGTGTCGGAGAAGACCTGCAGGGCGGTGGATGAGATGgggttcctcgccgccggcgctgACGCTGACGGGATCCCCTGGAGCAAAGCCATGCTCCAGTGGCAACACACCGGCTTCCATTTCCAGCCCGAGAAAAACTGGATGAATG GTGCACATAAGTGA